The following are encoded in a window of Nakamurella sp. A5-74 genomic DNA:
- a CDS encoding MFS transporter yields MPTERVPVGKPTLRSVLQGRRGAFLGALLLAEFAAAMQGIAYSTVLPVIAAELDGFALFGATLAAGAVAAVLMLSFAPGILRRIRPQRVLLTATVLYLAGALTAALAPSMMWVLLGTVIRGTAAGLFGGFGMGAIGALFDERERPRVFGLFALIWLLPSVVGPPLNALIAESLGWRWAVGWPAVLVVVARLLMGLTISTVPWERGSGHRVAVGFGLAVAASLAVGAWGSTVAGVAGSIALVVGVVCGGIAIAGYLVRGLPAARRTVIAFALLCATYFGATELLSLTIVQGLGSSVLVASVAVTGGLLAWSLVGLRPRPDARPDPAVVGPVLVLAGVGAVIGGLAAGGGFGVVLVIVGAVFAGAGMGAAYPLLSSEPFTTSAPTSTAGSMIAFAETSATAWSALVAGGSYSALHGGGWRPAAALQIGYGVLALLGIATVIVSARRRDATIGTVES; encoded by the coding sequence GTGCCGACTGAGAGGGTGCCCGTCGGGAAACCGACATTGCGGTCGGTGTTGCAGGGACGTCGCGGCGCATTCCTGGGCGCTCTGCTGCTGGCGGAGTTCGCCGCCGCGATGCAGGGCATCGCCTACAGCACCGTGCTCCCTGTCATCGCCGCCGAGCTGGACGGCTTCGCGCTGTTCGGGGCAACTCTCGCCGCAGGGGCCGTCGCCGCGGTGCTGATGCTGTCGTTCGCTCCGGGGATCCTGCGACGGATCCGCCCGCAGCGAGTACTGCTCACAGCGACCGTGCTCTACCTGGCCGGCGCACTGACCGCCGCGCTCGCCCCGTCGATGATGTGGGTGCTGCTGGGCACCGTCATCCGCGGCACCGCCGCTGGACTCTTCGGTGGGTTCGGGATGGGCGCGATCGGCGCCCTCTTCGACGAGCGCGAGCGGCCACGGGTCTTCGGCCTCTTCGCGCTGATCTGGTTGCTGCCCTCAGTCGTCGGTCCCCCGCTCAACGCCCTGATCGCGGAGTCGCTCGGCTGGCGCTGGGCCGTTGGATGGCCCGCCGTACTCGTCGTCGTCGCCCGACTGCTGATGGGGTTGACCATCTCTACCGTCCCGTGGGAGCGCGGGTCGGGACATCGGGTGGCAGTGGGCTTCGGGCTCGCGGTCGCTGCTTCGTTGGCGGTCGGCGCATGGGGATCGACGGTCGCCGGGGTGGCCGGATCGATCGCGCTGGTGGTCGGCGTCGTCTGCGGAGGTATCGCGATCGCGGGCTACCTCGTGCGCGGGCTGCCGGCCGCGCGTCGGACGGTCATCGCCTTCGCGCTGCTGTGCGCCACCTATTTCGGCGCCACCGAATTGCTGTCGCTGACCATCGTGCAGGGACTGGGATCCTCGGTGCTGGTGGCCTCCGTCGCGGTCACCGGCGGGTTGCTCGCCTGGTCGCTGGTCGGGCTGCGGCCACGACCCGATGCCCGCCCCGACCCGGCCGTGGTGGGACCGGTACTCGTGCTCGCCGGGGTCGGCGCGGTGATCGGTGGCCTGGCCGCCGGCGGTGGGTTCGGGGTCGTGCTGGTGATCGTGGGGGCGGTATTCGCCGGAGCGGGGATGGGCGCGGCCTATCCCCTGCTGAGCTCCGAGCCGTTCACGACGAGCGCCCCGACCAGCACGGCCGGCAGCATGATCGCCTTCGCCGAGACCTCGGCGACCGCGTGGTCGGCGCTGGTCGCCGGCGGCTCCTACTCGGCGCTGCACGGCGGCGGCTGGCGGCCGGCCGCGGCCCTGCAGATCGGGTACGGCGTGCTGGCGCTGCTCGGGATCGCGACGGTGATCGTGTCGGCGCGGCGGCGGGACGCGACAATCGGAACCGTCGAGTCCTGA
- a CDS encoding GAF and ANTAR domain-containing protein, whose amino-acid sequence MGTWSERGYVQVELNPAELSAELMARSRDVQDADDRVQAAAATLVELGLADAVSITERVDATQFRTRAATDERAAAADASQFEMREGPYIDEVFQQGILAANDLRDDPRWPHWGPLVAQIGLRGLISVQLYASGTTLGALNLFSTEPQNFSSDDVEKARAVATIVSIELARSRHDAHLWKAVDARHRVGQAQGILMHQFRFGSDEAWALLLRLSQQGNTKLFVIADRIIAAGELPRKLAAPEE is encoded by the coding sequence GTGGGCACCTGGAGCGAACGGGGGTACGTGCAGGTGGAGTTGAACCCAGCAGAGCTGTCGGCAGAGCTGATGGCCAGATCGCGTGATGTGCAGGATGCGGACGACCGGGTGCAGGCAGCGGCAGCCACCCTGGTGGAACTGGGCCTTGCCGACGCCGTGAGCATCACCGAACGGGTGGACGCCACGCAGTTCCGCACCAGGGCCGCGACGGACGAACGCGCAGCGGCTGCGGACGCGTCACAGTTCGAGATGCGCGAAGGTCCGTACATCGACGAGGTGTTCCAGCAGGGCATCCTGGCCGCCAACGATTTGCGAGACGATCCGCGCTGGCCGCACTGGGGTCCGCTGGTCGCACAGATCGGACTGCGCGGGCTGATCAGCGTGCAGCTGTATGCCAGCGGCACCACCCTGGGTGCGCTGAACCTGTTCAGCACCGAGCCGCAGAACTTCTCCAGCGACGACGTGGAGAAGGCGAGAGCCGTCGCCACGATCGTCTCGATCGAGCTGGCCCGCTCCCGTCACGATGCGCATCTGTGGAAGGCGGTCGACGCCCGGCATCGGGTCGGTCAGGCGCAGGGAATCCTCATGCACCAGTTCAGGTTCGGCAGCGACGAGGCCTGGGCGCTGCTGCTGCGGCTCTCGCAGCAGGGCAACACGAAGCTGTTCGTGATCGCAGACCGGATCATCGCGGCGGGCGAGCTGCCCAGAAAACTGGCCGCACCCGAGGAGTGA
- a CDS encoding MFS transporter: protein MSRPGVLGRPGVTRLLSETGDWMLFIALPVFVLQLTGSTLVTATVFVLELVPTVLLGPLAGALVDRWHPWRLMTSVVVAQAMMLLPLLLVRSAEQLWIVYLVVLVESVLGTVVEPARSTTAARLVTSDDLPSVNQLFGVLSSAARLVGGPIGGLLLGLTGLPGVLIGDAATFLGAAALLVTGWRSRTGAPATLPPTSLVRDWAEGLRIVARSRVLRRSLVVTGLMGLAQGCFVVLFVFFVVRDLGGDAADVGVLRGVQAIGAIVGGILLGRVVRRISAERLVGHALLFFGVLSLATWNAPLVTTAFGVYVGLFITAGAPAIAGLTGLLTVLQRSAPEHATGRVLSAFFAVSGGFQAAGMLIAGLVGTGVGLTIALQVQGCLYLTAGLLAFRLRGLVGAHS from the coding sequence GTGAGCCGACCGGGAGTGCTGGGTCGGCCTGGTGTCACCCGGCTGCTGTCGGAGACCGGCGACTGGATGTTGTTCATCGCGCTGCCGGTGTTCGTGCTGCAGCTGACAGGATCAACGCTGGTGACCGCCACCGTGTTCGTCCTGGAACTGGTGCCGACCGTGCTGCTCGGACCGCTCGCCGGCGCGCTCGTTGACCGTTGGCACCCGTGGCGTCTGATGACGTCCGTCGTGGTAGCCCAGGCGATGATGCTGCTGCCCCTGCTGCTGGTCCGATCTGCGGAGCAGCTGTGGATCGTCTACCTGGTGGTGCTCGTCGAGTCGGTGCTCGGCACCGTCGTGGAGCCTGCGCGATCGACGACCGCGGCGCGCCTGGTGACGTCCGACGACCTACCAAGCGTCAACCAACTCTTCGGCGTGCTCTCGAGCGCGGCGCGATTGGTCGGCGGCCCGATCGGCGGGTTGCTGCTCGGACTGACCGGGCTGCCCGGAGTGCTGATCGGTGATGCCGCAACGTTTCTCGGCGCAGCGGCGCTCCTGGTGACCGGCTGGCGTTCGCGCACCGGAGCTCCGGCCACGCTTCCGCCGACCTCCCTCGTGCGCGACTGGGCAGAGGGTCTGAGGATCGTGGCGCGCTCCCGGGTGTTGCGACGCAGCCTGGTCGTGACCGGACTGATGGGCCTGGCCCAGGGGTGCTTCGTGGTGTTGTTCGTGTTCTTCGTCGTCCGGGACCTCGGAGGCGATGCCGCCGATGTCGGTGTGCTGCGCGGAGTGCAGGCGATCGGCGCCATCGTCGGAGGGATCCTGCTCGGGCGGGTGGTGCGCCGGATATCCGCAGAACGCTTGGTGGGCCACGCGCTGCTGTTCTTCGGGGTGCTGTCGCTCGCCACCTGGAACGCCCCGTTGGTGACGACGGCGTTCGGTGTCTACGTCGGGCTGTTCATCACCGCGGGCGCGCCGGCGATCGCCGGCCTGACCGGACTGTTGACCGTGCTGCAGCGTTCCGCACCCGAGCATGCCACGGGGCGGGTACTCAGCGCGTTCTTCGCCGTGTCCGGTGGTTTCCAGGCCGCGGGGATGCTGATCGCCGGCCTGGTCGGCACCGGCGTAGGGCTGACGATCGCGCTGCAGGTCCAGGGCTGCCTGTACCTGACCGCGGGGCTGCTGGCTTTTCGGCTGCGGGGACTCGTCGGTGCGCACTCCTGA
- the smpB gene encoding SsrA-binding protein SmpB, which translates to MVKNTAVTVPTGKKPGKKPVIPPTGKSLIASNKKARHDYEIMDVYEAGISLTGTEVKSLRAGRASLIDGYATISEDEVWLRGVHIAEYAEGSWTNHVPRRARKLLLHRLEITKLANKLREASGGIALIPLQLYFLDGKVKVQIALARGKKEYDKRHTLAARDADRELERYSGRRAKGMAIRSE; encoded by the coding sequence ATGGTCAAGAACACCGCAGTCACCGTCCCCACCGGGAAGAAGCCCGGCAAGAAACCCGTCATCCCCCCGACCGGCAAGTCGTTGATCGCCTCCAACAAGAAGGCGCGGCACGACTACGAGATCATGGACGTCTACGAGGCGGGCATCTCGCTCACCGGCACCGAGGTCAAGTCGCTGCGAGCCGGCCGCGCGTCCCTCATCGACGGGTACGCCACCATCTCCGAGGACGAGGTGTGGCTGCGCGGCGTGCACATCGCCGAGTACGCCGAAGGATCCTGGACGAACCACGTCCCGCGCCGCGCCCGCAAGCTGCTGCTGCACCGGCTGGAGATCACCAAGCTCGCCAACAAGCTGCGCGAAGCCAGCGGCGGTATCGCCTTGATCCCGCTGCAGCTGTACTTCCTCGACGGCAAGGTGAAGGTCCAGATCGCGCTGGCCCGCGGCAAGAAGGAGTACGACAAGCGGCACACCCTCGCCGCCCGGGACGCCGACCGGGAGCTGGAGCGCTATTCCGGCCGTCGCGCCAAGGGAATGGCCATTCGCTCGGAGTGA
- a CDS encoding oxidoreductase, with protein MGTWFITGCSTGLGRAFALEALQRGHQVAVTARDLTTVQDLADSYPDSALPLSLDVTDEGQVAAAVSAATEHFGSIDVLVNNAGYGYRAAVEEGEDGAVRQLFDTHVFGTVSMVKAVLPGMRAQRSGTVVNLSSIGARICPEGSGYYAAAKAAVEALTLSLRKELAPLGITAMTVEPGGFRTDFAGRSLTQAATPIADYADTAGKRRKENDTAHGTQPGDPTRAAVALVDVVESAAAPYLLMLGNDASDAVRTALDALRGDLDTWETVSRSTDFD; from the coding sequence ATGGGCACGTGGTTCATCACCGGCTGTTCGACCGGACTCGGCCGCGCGTTCGCGCTGGAGGCCCTGCAGCGCGGCCATCAGGTCGCCGTCACGGCGCGGGATCTGACGACGGTGCAGGATCTCGCCGACTCCTACCCGGACTCCGCGCTGCCACTGAGCCTGGACGTCACCGACGAGGGACAGGTCGCCGCGGCGGTGTCCGCCGCGACGGAGCACTTCGGCTCCATCGACGTCCTGGTCAACAACGCCGGCTACGGGTATCGCGCGGCGGTGGAAGAAGGTGAGGACGGAGCCGTGCGGCAGTTGTTCGACACCCACGTCTTCGGCACCGTCAGCATGGTGAAGGCTGTACTGCCCGGCATGCGGGCCCAGCGGTCGGGCACGGTCGTGAACCTGTCATCCATCGGTGCCCGCATCTGCCCGGAGGGCTCCGGGTACTACGCGGCAGCCAAGGCCGCGGTCGAAGCGTTGACGCTGTCCTTGCGCAAAGAGCTTGCGCCCCTGGGCATCACCGCCATGACGGTGGAGCCCGGCGGCTTCCGGACGGACTTCGCCGGCCGGTCCCTCACCCAGGCTGCGACGCCCATCGCCGACTACGCAGACACCGCCGGCAAGCGCCGCAAGGAGAACGACACCGCGCACGGCACCCAGCCCGGAGATCCGACCAGAGCTGCGGTAGCGCTCGTCGATGTCGTGGAATCCGCCGCTGCCCCCTATCTTCTGATGCTCGGCAACGACGCGTCCGACGCCGTCCGAACCGCGCTCGATGCTCTCCGCGGAGACCTCGACACCTGGGAAACCGTCAGCCGTAGCACCGATTTCGACTGA
- a CDS encoding sigma-70 family RNA polymerase sigma factor: MGEDPAGQADPSYLEVARRLMGSARDLVGAHAADDLVFDTMSTLLPRWDRITGDKVAYARRSMVNRFRDQGRHLRVEAAHRHTFVTPDREEPANDRVASRLDLSAVLHLLPERTRQVLVLRYQLDLSAADLAVILGMPAGSVRRVAHDGLRALSDIIEPASEGTAS, translated from the coding sequence GTGGGGGAGGATCCCGCCGGGCAGGCCGATCCGAGCTATCTGGAGGTGGCGCGCCGGCTGATGGGATCCGCGCGGGATCTCGTCGGTGCGCACGCGGCGGACGATCTGGTGTTCGACACCATGTCCACCCTGCTGCCGCGGTGGGACCGCATCACCGGCGACAAGGTCGCTTATGCCCGGCGGTCCATGGTCAACCGGTTCCGCGACCAGGGCCGCCATCTGCGCGTCGAGGCCGCGCACAGGCACACCTTCGTCACCCCGGACCGCGAAGAGCCGGCGAACGACCGGGTGGCTTCGCGGTTGGACCTGAGCGCGGTGCTGCACCTGCTGCCCGAGCGCACCAGGCAGGTACTCGTCCTGAGGTACCAACTCGACCTGTCGGCAGCTGACCTTGCGGTCATCCTCGGCATGCCCGCGGGGTCCGTGCGCCGCGTCGCCCACGACGGTCTGCGTGCTCTCTCCGACATCATCGAACCCGCCAGCGAAGGGACCGCGTCATGA
- the ftsE gene encoding cell division ATP-binding protein FtsE yields the protein MIHLSHVSKSYKTSTRPALDDVTVDIDKGEFAFVIGPSGSGKSTLLRLLLREEGIDRGDITVAGSDLRSLRRAKVASHRRRLGCVFQDFRLLSNKTVAQNVGFALEVLGRPRAMIRRTVPEVLELVGLEGKANRMPNELSGGEQQRVAIARAFVNRPLLLLADEPTGNLDPDTSADIMLLLERINRTGTTVLMATHDNTIVDSMRRRVIELQLGKIVRDEDRGVYGVGR from the coding sequence GTGATCCACCTGTCGCACGTCTCCAAGAGCTACAAGACCTCGACCCGCCCCGCTCTCGACGACGTCACGGTCGACATCGACAAGGGTGAGTTCGCCTTCGTCATCGGCCCGTCCGGTTCCGGCAAGTCGACGCTGCTGCGTCTGCTGCTGCGCGAGGAGGGCATCGACCGGGGGGACATCACCGTGGCCGGCAGCGACCTCCGTTCGCTGCGGCGGGCGAAGGTCGCCTCCCATCGCCGCCGGCTGGGATGCGTGTTCCAGGACTTCCGGTTGCTCAGCAACAAGACCGTCGCCCAGAACGTCGGGTTCGCGCTCGAGGTGCTCGGCCGTCCCCGGGCGATGATCCGCCGCACCGTTCCCGAGGTGCTGGAGCTGGTCGGTCTGGAGGGCAAGGCGAACCGGATGCCGAACGAACTGTCCGGCGGCGAGCAGCAGCGGGTCGCGATCGCCAGAGCGTTCGTCAACCGGCCGCTGTTGCTGTTGGCCGACGAACCCACCGGCAACCTCGACCCCGACACCAGCGCCGACATCATGTTGCTGCTGGAGCGGATCAACCGCACCGGCACCACCGTGCTGATGGCCACCCACGACAACACCATCGTCGACTCGATGCGCCGCCGGGTGATCGAGCTGCAGTTGGGCAAGATCGTCCGCGACGAGGACCGGGGCGTCTACGGCGTCGGCCGCTGA
- the ftsX gene encoding permease-like cell division protein FtsX: MRAGFVLSEAMTGLRRNITMTIAMILTTAISLGLLGGGLLVARMTGHAQELYGDKLQLNIYLDDALSAKDINCAAGCATLRTQIQENPLVESVEFHSQADSFQEYQELFAGQQEMLQIVRKDALSAYLRVRVKDPANFGAVIDSYSKAPGVKSVSDQRDFLNRVFTFLDTIRSFALWIALVQAIAALLLISNMVQIAAFTRRTETAIMRLVGASRWRTQLPFVIEAVVAALVGAALAVGGLFAFDTFFLKKSLGAVFASGVLPQLTGEDFAFVIPILVGSSVVLAAISAYVTLRAYVRT, from the coding sequence ATGCGAGCCGGATTCGTGCTCAGCGAGGCCATGACAGGCCTGCGGCGCAACATCACCATGACGATCGCGATGATCCTCACCACCGCGATCTCGTTGGGTCTGCTCGGCGGCGGCCTGTTGGTGGCGCGGATGACGGGCCACGCCCAGGAGCTCTACGGCGACAAGCTGCAGTTGAACATCTACCTGGACGACGCGCTGTCGGCCAAGGACATCAACTGTGCGGCCGGCTGCGCCACCCTGCGTACCCAGATCCAGGAGAACCCGCTCGTCGAATCGGTGGAGTTCCACAGCCAGGCGGACTCGTTCCAGGAGTACCAAGAACTGTTCGCCGGACAGCAGGAGATGCTGCAGATCGTCCGCAAGGACGCGCTGTCCGCCTACCTGCGGGTTCGGGTGAAGGACCCGGCCAACTTCGGCGCCGTGATCGACAGCTATTCCAAGGCCCCAGGGGTCAAGTCGGTCAGCGACCAACGCGACTTCCTCAACCGGGTCTTCACCTTCCTGGACACGATCCGGTCGTTCGCGCTCTGGATCGCCCTGGTGCAGGCGATCGCCGCGCTGTTGCTGATCAGCAACATGGTGCAGATCGCCGCCTTCACCAGACGCACCGAGACCGCGATCATGCGCTTGGTCGGTGCGAGCCGATGGAGAACCCAGCTGCCCTTCGTCATCGAGGCGGTGGTCGCAGCGCTGGTGGGCGCGGCCCTGGCTGTCGGCGGACTGTTCGCCTTCGACACGTTCTTCCTCAAGAAGTCGCTCGGCGCCGTCTTCGCCAGCGGTGTGCTCCCGCAGCTGACGGGTGAGGACTTCGCGTTCGTCATCCCGATCCTGGTGGGCTCCAGTGTCGTGCTGGCCGCGATCTCCGCCTACGTCACGCTGCGCGCCTACGTCCGCACCTGA
- a CDS encoding histidine phosphatase family protein, which yields MVTHPEATHHVDRVVGGWFDSELTARGGTQADAIARSLAARIPTGASVEVRSSALVRARTTADIIAGRLGVEVRSDSDLREKSCGADTAGRQRSPCHPCDGLGCQSSGMQP from the coding sequence GTGGTCACCCATCCGGAGGCGACACACCACGTCGATCGCGTCGTCGGGGGCTGGTTCGACTCCGAGTTGACTGCTCGCGGCGGGACGCAGGCGGACGCCATTGCACGGAGCCTGGCCGCTCGTATCCCCACCGGTGCGTCCGTTGAGGTCCGCTCGTCCGCCCTGGTGCGGGCGCGGACAACTGCTGACATCATCGCCGGACGTCTCGGGGTGGAGGTCCGCTCGGACAGCGACCTACGGGAGAAGTCGTGCGGCGCGGATACCGCCGGTCGGCAGCGGTCGCCATGCCATCCATGTGACGGTCTTGGGTGTCAGAGCAGCGGTATGCAGCCTTGA
- a CDS encoding sigma-70 family RNA polymerase sigma factor, with translation MIDQVVAMLVSRGTALTAFGHQLTHSSTEAQDLLQEAVTRILSSRRRSNAHVDDIEAYTRTVMVRTLIDAHRRDHGLDKRTDRLDETPDLPDRITGFDDSIVDRDELWEAIGQLPARQRTVLVLRYYQGASDVQIAADLDCPAGTVRSLASRALATLRERLSSTAL, from the coding sequence GTGATCGATCAGGTGGTGGCCATGTTGGTCAGTCGTGGCACCGCGCTGACCGCGTTCGGGCACCAGCTCACCCACAGCTCCACGGAAGCACAGGATCTGCTCCAGGAGGCCGTCACCCGGATCCTGTCCAGCCGACGCCGCTCGAACGCGCACGTCGATGACATCGAGGCCTACACCCGGACGGTGATGGTGCGGACCCTGATCGACGCGCACCGACGCGATCACGGCCTCGACAAGCGCACCGACCGGCTGGACGAGACCCCGGACCTCCCGGATCGCATCACCGGATTCGACGACAGCATCGTCGATCGCGACGAGCTGTGGGAGGCGATCGGGCAGCTCCCCGCCCGACAACGCACTGTCCTGGTGCTGCGCTACTACCAGGGCGCCAGCGACGTCCAGATCGCTGCGGACCTCGACTGCCCCGCCGGCACGGTCCGCAGTCTCGCCAGCCGCGCCCTCGCCACCCTGCGCGAGCGCCTGTCCAGCACAGCCTTGTGA
- a CDS encoding CopG family transcriptional regulator, which produces MQAPEPKSQFNIYLPAELVRAIKHRAIDQGSSLSALVEDVMRRHLDGPAETLPAESAQVAASGELVVMPVWYPRDMQAAEHLLRTLGLQQRIASESGNWRDFTAAGGGLVALHADSDADSSAAPARPRTELSFEYRGDLDALAERLELAGFEGVIIDEAYNRTLRVTTPDGWTLWINAAQQDLHGFRRAD; this is translated from the coding sequence ATGCAAGCACCTGAGCCGAAGTCGCAGTTCAACATCTACCTCCCGGCCGAGCTGGTGCGGGCGATCAAACACCGGGCGATCGACCAGGGTTCGTCGCTGTCCGCGCTGGTGGAGGACGTCATGCGCCGCCACCTGGACGGCCCCGCCGAAACGCTGCCGGCCGAGTCTGCACAGGTCGCGGCGAGCGGAGAGCTCGTCGTCATGCCTGTCTGGTACCCGCGCGACATGCAGGCCGCCGAGCATCTCCTCCGCACCCTCGGGCTGCAGCAGCGGATCGCCTCCGAATCCGGGAACTGGCGCGACTTCACCGCTGCCGGCGGCGGCCTGGTGGCTCTGCACGCCGATTCCGACGCCGACTCGAGCGCCGCCCCAGCGCGTCCCCGTACCGAGCTGTCGTTCGAGTACCGCGGCGACCTTGACGCCCTCGCCGAGCGGCTCGAGCTCGCCGGGTTCGAGGGCGTGATCATCGACGAGGCCTACAACCGGACGTTGCGCGTCACCACCCCCGACGGCTGGACGCTCTGGATCAACGCCGCCCAGCAGGACCTGCATGGATTTCGCCGTGCCGACTGA
- a CDS encoding helix-turn-helix domain-containing protein: protein MIAGAPPPRAVVGTAALAALAVPARFALLSHLLAGGPRTASQCADVVGESASNCSWHLRALATVGLVERATPPAGTDARTRLWQAAAVGFEFGDESGPAAAVARRVIEGLSTEHEDHLHRRYLSREADLPTPWVDVAASNSYALRVTPGELTALIAEIDALIRPFVTPIRTDLPAGSEVAHLTLRAFLHPDLAPER, encoded by the coding sequence GTGATCGCTGGAGCACCCCCTCCCCGGGCCGTAGTCGGCACGGCGGCGCTGGCGGCGTTGGCCGTGCCCGCCAGGTTCGCCCTGTTGAGTCATCTGCTGGCCGGCGGTCCGCGGACCGCCAGCCAGTGCGCGGACGTGGTGGGCGAATCCGCCTCCAACTGTTCGTGGCATCTGCGCGCGCTGGCCACCGTCGGGCTGGTCGAACGCGCGACGCCGCCGGCGGGAACGGACGCCCGCACCCGGCTGTGGCAAGCCGCCGCGGTCGGCTTCGAGTTCGGCGACGAGTCCGGACCGGCCGCTGCAGTCGCGCGTCGGGTGATCGAAGGGCTCAGCACGGAGCACGAGGACCACCTGCATCGGCGCTATCTGTCCCGGGAAGCGGATCTCCCGACGCCATGGGTCGACGTCGCCGCGAGCAACAGCTATGCGTTGCGAGTGACTCCGGGGGAGCTCACGGCACTCATCGCCGAGATCGACGCACTGATCCGGCCGTTCGTGACACCGATCCGGACGGACCTGCCTGCTGGGAGCGAGGTCGCGCACCTGACCCTCAGAGCGTTCCTGCACCCCGACCTCGCGCCCGAACGGTGA
- a CDS encoding 2'-5' RNA ligase family protein yields the protein MVQSIELLADESIDDWIWTQWRALEQAGLPSQVKHGSLTNWPHVTLAVADSISTAVDDAVSARVAQALPMQMQVGGVIWFPGRRHVVARAVIASDALLGLHSGVSRCLAGLEGQGARMAPGAWTPHLTLARGVRTEQLPQVIAALAEMEDIAAERTGTFTACRRWDSNARITWEL from the coding sequence ATGGTCCAGTCGATCGAACTGCTGGCTGACGAGTCGATCGACGACTGGATCTGGACGCAGTGGCGCGCGCTGGAGCAAGCCGGCCTGCCGAGTCAGGTCAAGCACGGGTCGCTGACGAACTGGCCGCATGTGACGCTCGCCGTCGCCGACTCCATTTCCACCGCCGTGGACGACGCGGTGAGCGCTCGGGTCGCGCAGGCACTGCCGATGCAGATGCAGGTGGGCGGAGTGATCTGGTTCCCGGGCCGCCGACATGTGGTGGCCAGGGCGGTGATCGCGAGCGATGCGCTGCTGGGTCTGCACAGCGGTGTCTCCCGGTGCTTGGCGGGACTCGAAGGGCAGGGCGCCCGGATGGCGCCCGGGGCGTGGACGCCGCACCTCACGTTGGCTCGTGGGGTGCGCACCGAGCAGCTGCCACAGGTGATCGCCGCACTCGCCGAGATGGAAGACATCGCAGCGGAGCGCACGGGCACGTTCACCGCCTGTCGACGCTGGGACAGCAACGCCAGGATCACCTGGGAGCTGTAG